The Leptolyngbya sp. FACHB-261 genomic interval ACTACCAGGGGCGCTGAATTGACCATCACGTTGGGAGGCCTGCGGCTCTGCTCCTAAGAATTGCTCAAGGTCATTTTCCCAAGCCCAGTCTGAGCTGCAGATGGTGCTAGATGGGCTTTGCCTATCTAGCTGGACTGTATAGCGCCAGTTCCAGAGGTGCTGATGGTTGTCGGGAGCATACTCCATACCCACAACAGTGCCGTAGTCCTGGGTTGAGACACTGTGCCAATGCACTCGCTCACCAAAGCCGAACTTAGGCTTCTTTGTGTCTTGGGGAAACCCCTGTGGCAGGGTTAGGTGAGGGCCTGGAGAACTGCCGTTATTTATATCGGCTCGGCTTTCTAAATCATGGGAAATTGATCCTGCCTTGTCTAAAGGAGGACTGAGCAGTAGCTCGCCATCAGCCTGCAAGGCTTGGCCTTTCGCTTCCCCATCACGTGGGTACTCCCTCATAGCTCCCGTGATCACTCCATCTAAGCAAATTCAAACGTTATAGTAACGCACTCTAACGCGTAAACACGTTAGACTAGAGAAAATCACGGAAACCTTGGAGGATGGAGGTGTTGAACGCCGAATGGGATGAATCTGCTTTGGTCCAAAAGCTTTCGGTCTACTTACCCGAACATGTCATGGAGACTCTACGGAAAAGGGCAGAGAGGGAGAAGCGCTCTCTAAGCAACTTGGCCGCCTACATTCTGGAGCGAGCTGTTGAGCAAGACAAAGACCAGGATTCTGAGGGTAGTAGTTAGTTGAACTTCTTGCCCATACGCTCCTCTTTTGCCGCTGGGGAACATTGGGAGACAATCAAGCGAAGGTCAGAGGCTCAATAATTCACCAGTTCACCTCCCATTTCACTACTGAAGCCAGAGGCCAATTAGAGTGGCAACGGTCTGGATGAGGGTGAGAAGGATGAGCAGGTCCGTTTGAGTTCGTGCCGGTGCACGGCTGTAAGGGGTTACCTCAGCTCCTGTCTAATACAGAAGGCTTAGGTACAGAAGGCTCAGGCTTATTTAAAGCCGTAGGCGTGTTTGGAGGTCTTAGGGTTATGGAGCTAGCTCTACGCCCCGCTACGGAAAACGTTTTCCGTAGTCTTTGCCCTTGCCCCTCAAACTTAGGGAAACCTTGTGCCTCTACATGCTGCTTGCAACTTTTTGAGTAGAACAAACTCTCAACTGTTTTCTCAGTAAAAACATTTGGTAGAATTTGATTCTAAGGTGATGAAGGGTGCGGGTAGATACGTACTTGACCTATTTTGACCTATTGCTCGCAATTGATTTTGAAGATACAGGCACCTCAAACGAGCGTAGGAAAGCTGCTTTTTACACATCGGTGCAAGGCTGGCCTAAAATTGGCCTAGTCAGGTAAAGCCTGGAGCCATTGCTAGGTATATGTTTCAGAAAACAAGGAAAATAATTCCTTCAGACCGTTTAGGTAAAAATTAACACATAACCTAAGCCAGCCAACAGACAAGACCTCACCCTTGCCCTTGCCCCTCCAAAAGCAACCGGACGGTCAATGTGTCCTGCCCGCGGCATGGTTGAACGAATGGCACTCATATCCTCAAGTAATTGCCCCCGACCCTGTACCAGCGGTTCTATACTCTGACACTGTTCCCTTGACACTTGGACGAGCGCATCAATGCTTGCTCGTTGAGTTTGACTAGCCTCAACCAGTGCAGAAGCCATATGGGCAAGCTTTGAAGGCTGGGAAGCCGGTCGCCCGTTCGTCATGCCACTCTCACCTCATCTGGAGCTGAAGTTAAAGGGGTGAGGCCAGGGCGGCGGTAATGAAGCAACTGATACTGCATCCCCTGGCTACGGGTCGCTCGCCAGCAGGGCCCGGTAAAGTAAGCTTACGCTCTCTAGCTTTTATTATTCGGTGAGTAGTTTATCAACAAACTACCTTTCCAGATGTTTCTAGAAACCTAAAAGGTGAACAAAACCAGTCGGGATAGCTTCTGTCAGAAACCAGTCAGAAGCTGTACACTTCCTTGTTATGCTCTGAGTTGGAGAGTGGCGCAGCACCCCTGGAGTGATGTCTCCGCACAGAACCCTAGAAGCAATACTCAAGATTCCGCACTGCATTGGCTGTCCCTGAATCATACTTTGGCTCTCTTAGTGGATTAGCCTGCAAAGTCATAAGTTTGTGAGAGTGAGGTGAAGATGAAGCCCAAAGCTGTCGTTCTCCTGTCGGGTGGCTTAGATTCCGCTACTGCTGCAGCCCAAGCCATTGCAGATGGTTATGAACTCATTGCTCTTTCGTTCCGATACGGTCAGAGACATGAGCGAGAACTGCAGGCAGCCTCGAAAATCGCGCAGGCCTTCCACATCGAGGAACATCAGGTCATGGAGGTCAACTTAAGCCAGTGGGGAGGGTCAGTCTTGACGGACCAAGCCACAGAACTGCCAACTGAAGGAGTGAAGCCTGATGTCATTCCCCCCACCTATGTCCCAGGCCGAAATACAGTTTTTATTGCTCTTGGTCTTTCTCTTGCTGAAGTGAGGGGAGCAGAGGCCATCTACTTAGGAATCAATGCAATAGACTACTCGGGCTACCCTGACTGTCGGCCTGAGTACCTCGCTGCCTATCAGCACCTGGCTTCACTCTCCTCTAAAGTGGGAGTTGAGGGGCTTGCCCCAAAACTCATTGCTCCCTTGGTTCTGGATAGCAAGGCGGATATCGTCCGTCGGGCTCTGCGGCTGGGAGTTCCGATTGAGATGACTTGGTCTTGCTACCAAGGCGGAACGGAACCTTGTGGCCTATGCGACTCTTGTCGCATCCGTGACCGGGCACTGATCGAAGCTGGTCGGTCTGATTTAGCTACTGTGACAGGGCAGGAGTTTTATAGAAAGGAAGCAGGAGGTTCCTCCCCTATGTCTTAGTCGTCACCTCCTGCAATAGGGAAGAGCGTTTTAAGCCGAACAACGATGCAAAAAACTCTACATTAAAAAAGATCACGCGTTAAATGACAAAATAGCAGTTAGTGAAAATCTTTCCGAATCGACCCGTCAACCTTCTAAATAAGAGATGTCATTTAGTGAGGTAGAAGGCGAGCGCCTTCACTTCCCCCACAGTTCTACAAATTCTGTCATCCGACTGCGATTTCCACATCGAGCGCTACTTAACTTAAAACTCGACACATTGAGCGATCACCTACATGACCATCGTTTCCCAGCTACTTTTGCTCCAGGTATCGCTGAATCTCCCGTAGTAAACTAGCACTGCCTTTGCTGTTCACCCGTAATAGCCGCTCTTGAGTACAGTGTTCCTCAATAAAGCCAGTTGCGGCATGTTTGGCACTAGCTGTTACCATCACAACTAGGTCATCGTTACGAACCCATTGACGAAGTCGGTCGCTTCCTCCCTTGTCATGGCTCAGATGAACTGTGATGTTCTCACAAACATTCTCTAGGAAGCTCTTCACTCTTTGAGCAACTGGCTCAGTGAGAGTGTAAATCAAAACAGCCTTATTCTTTAATTTTTGGAAAATATTCTGTGAGTTCTGATCTGCATCTCCCTCTGTCTTGCTCTGCTGGGTAAGCAAATCAGAAAGAGATGCCTCCAGTTTTAAGTCGTTGACAAGATGTCGAAAGATACTCCATTGAACCTCGTCAAGCCTGCTAGTAAAGTCCCGTATGCTATCAGCAATCTTAAACAGAAGTTGCGATCGCCGAGCTCGATCAGCACAGGGATGCACTACAAAAATATTGACTAAATCTAATCCCCAATCGATTGTATTGGGTGCTTGATAGTAATCCCACAAATCGAGCGCGTAATCAAGTAGGTTGGTATACTGCTGGGTATCAACGCCGAGAGCCAACAAGATAGTGACCAATTCGTTGAAGAGAGTAAAGTGTTGCTCTCCTGCCCCAGTGGGAACAATGCCAAAAACAAGAGTATCCAGAATCGCGGTATAAATAGGTGAAAATTCGTGGCGAGGGAAATTTGAATCTTTTTGAAATGAGCTGAGTAAATGGGGAAAAGAATTTTGTAATGCCTCTTGTGCTTTTGCCGCAACGGAGTTCTGTAAGGACAAAAATTGGGCGATCGCTCCTGGTTCATCTAGCAAGTACGCCACATCCCACTCCTGCGCTCCTTGTCTTGCACTATAGGTTGCCCGCTCCCACGCTGGATTCTGGTCTAAGATTGACAACCACTCTAACCAACTAGTTGGTACAGAATCCGCCGTAGCATTCGTGGCAGTTTGGGCTTTGCCAATCAACGACTCAAGGAAGGTTCGGTTCCTCCGGCTTGCTTGAATTGCATCCTGCTCCTCATTGGAGAGTTGATCAAACGCTTGTAGAGCAACCCACTCTGCTTCTAGGGTTTGCAATTCGTAAGCTGCCTCCAGTAGTAGTCTGACAGACTGTTGAGAGGATGGATGTTCCTGAAGAAGGGCTAGAACGTGATCGTAGTTCCCAATTTCTGCTGCTTGTACCGCTTCTTCTAAAGGATCAGATTGGGGTGTAGGCGGCAGGGTGTCCGGCAGAAGCCTTGCCAAACTCTGCATATATCGCTGATCGGCTTCAGATAATCCTGGAACGGTTAACAGTTCGTCTCGCAAAGCTGGGTTAGGAGGTTCGCTTCCTACTGCTAAAAGCATGAAAGACTTCACAACCTCTGCAACTCGGCTACCAGCTCGGTTCGTGAAGAGGATTCCATAGTTCGGTAGGATAGCTTCCTGAAAATAGGCAGCAGCGCTGCGAGTTGCATTCGTGATTTCAAATCGGCTTAACTCGCATTGGTAGATTGCTTGAATAACAGCTTGAGTAACAGCAAAGGGACGACGAACCTGTAATAAATCGGGTAACTCGGGCAGACGTAACAACTCGTTCCATGCCTGTAGTTCCGCCAGCATCTGTACCCGAAGAAACAGCAGATTCAGAGTATCCAGACGATTTTGATTGCGGAGGTATTGAAGTTCCTTCTCAGCAGTAGAGCGATCGCCCACTCGTAATGCCGTATAGAAATCTCGCAGAACTCGCCCTGTCGCTCGCGGTGCTTCATAGCTACCACTGGTTTTGCGATTGAGAACCTTGAGCATTCTAGTCAAAGCACTTCGGACTTCCACTGAATTGTTGGATTGATCACGTTTACCTTGAAACTTAAAGGCATTTCCTTGGGTTATTTCCTGTACCGCCACTTCAACGGGATCGCTGAGTTCAAGAGAGGCTCTCTGTCCTCGAAAGGTTGACCAAGTTGGACCAATAAAGGCAGTAAGTTCCTCTCGCAAGCCACGAAACTGCTGCTCAGAAAAGGTAATGCCATACCAATCCGTCCCTGCTTCCCGAGCGCAAGGAAGTACAGAAGGTAATCCTTTTTCTAATCGAGTAATCCAAGGTCGGAGGAAGGGATTTCCTTGTGCCCATTCCAGCGTCAGCCGGTTACCCTCACCAAAAAACTGTTCTAAAAACTCATGAATTTCTAGGCTGTCTCCTACATTCATAATCCCTTACCTCCCCAACGTACTCTGAAATTTAATTTCTGTTCTGCGATCACTGTTGGGTCAGTTTCATAGCTCAATGTTTCCTGATTGACTGTAATTCCGTTGAACGTGAAATTCATTGATCCAGCCAAATAGAAGGTATCAGTCAAGATTCCCTTTGAATGTAACTCTTCTACCTTATAGATTCTCAAATAGTCTGAATCTGCTTTAGCTCTCAACGTTTCCAAGAAACTGTTGTTGTGAGAGTCAGGGCGAGTTGCTACATAAACTGTCGTGCCTTGTTGAGTCAGAGAAGCAAGAACTTGTGAAAGACGGATCTTGGAACGATACCAGGATGGTTCAAGGGCTTGAAATGTATTAGCCGTGTTGTCAATCACTGGGATGTCTGAAATCCAAGGAGAAACGAGCCATAAATTTTGGCTAGGAGCAATTAATTCAGCCACCAGAATGGTTTGAAGGAGGTCTGGAACTTGACGGGAGGTTAAGCGAGAGTGAATATAGCGGGTCATTGCACTGCCTCCCGAATTCGTAGCCTCACAATATATCCCTGTACAGTTCTGCGGAAACCTTCGATAACAGGGTATACATTGAGAAATTCAACATCTACTGGCTCAGTCATTAACTGTAAAGCGGCTTGCTTTAAGGCT includes:
- a CDS encoding ribbon-helix-helix domain-containing protein; translation: MLNAEWDESALVQKLSVYLPEHVMETLRKRAEREKRSLSNLAAYILERAVEQDKDQDSEGSS
- the queC gene encoding 7-cyano-7-deazaguanine synthase QueC → MKPKAVVLLSGGLDSATAAAQAIADGYELIALSFRYGQRHERELQAASKIAQAFHIEEHQVMEVNLSQWGGSVLTDQATELPTEGVKPDVIPPTYVPGRNTVFIALGLSLAEVRGAEAIYLGINAIDYSGYPDCRPEYLAAYQHLASLSSKVGVEGLAPKLIAPLVLDSKADIVRRALRLGVPIEMTWSCYQGGTEPCGLCDSCRIRDRALIEAGRSDLATVTGQEFYRKEAGGSSPMS
- the dpdD gene encoding protein DpdD translates to MNVGDSLEIHEFLEQFFGEGNRLTLEWAQGNPFLRPWITRLEKGLPSVLPCAREAGTDWYGITFSEQQFRGLREELTAFIGPTWSTFRGQRASLELSDPVEVAVQEITQGNAFKFQGKRDQSNNSVEVRSALTRMLKVLNRKTSGSYEAPRATGRVLRDFYTALRVGDRSTAEKELQYLRNQNRLDTLNLLFLRVQMLAELQAWNELLRLPELPDLLQVRRPFAVTQAVIQAIYQCELSRFEITNATRSAAAYFQEAILPNYGILFTNRAGSRVAEVVKSFMLLAVGSEPPNPALRDELLTVPGLSEADQRYMQSLARLLPDTLPPTPQSDPLEEAVQAAEIGNYDHVLALLQEHPSSQQSVRLLLEAAYELQTLEAEWVALQAFDQLSNEEQDAIQASRRNRTFLESLIGKAQTATNATADSVPTSWLEWLSILDQNPAWERATYSARQGAQEWDVAYLLDEPGAIAQFLSLQNSVAAKAQEALQNSFPHLLSSFQKDSNFPRHEFSPIYTAILDTLVFGIVPTGAGEQHFTLFNELVTILLALGVDTQQYTNLLDYALDLWDYYQAPNTIDWGLDLVNIFVVHPCADRARRSQLLFKIADSIRDFTSRLDEVQWSIFRHLVNDLKLEASLSDLLTQQSKTEGDADQNSQNIFQKLKNKAVLIYTLTEPVAQRVKSFLENVCENITVHLSHDKGGSDRLRQWVRNDDLVVMVTASAKHAATGFIEEHCTQERLLRVNSKGSASLLREIQRYLEQK
- the dpdK gene encoding phospholipase D-like domain-containing protein DpdK, producing MTRYIHSRLTSRQVPDLLQTILVAELIAPSQNLWLVSPWISDIPVIDNTANTFQALEPSWYRSKIRLSQVLASLTQQGTTVYVATRPDSHNNSFLETLRAKADSDYLRIYKVEELHSKGILTDTFYLAGSMNFTFNGITVNQETLSYETDPTVIAEQKLNFRVRWGGKGL